The DNA segment ACAACAAGGTCGTTATGCCTGCCTGTTCCAAATAACGAATCATGCGTTGGTTTTCGGACCGACAGATTTTGCCCGCCCTGTCGCGTGCCAGCGGAGGTACGGCAATCACACTGGCTGACAATCGAGCTGCGGAAATGGGATTGGTTTGCATGACTCAGGGTACTTTGATTCTGGTTAAGACTTGTAGCTACCTGTTTTGCGACGGTGGCATCCGTTTTTATTGACCGCTCGACAAACTGACGGCTCAAGCTTCAAAAAATATCGGGTTCCTGACCAGGACTGCGACCGGACAGAAAGTCGAAATCACAGCCTTCATCGGCTTGGGTCACATGCCGCGCGAACAGCCACTGGTAGCCACGTTTAGCTGCTGCTACGGGCGCCTGCCAACGACCGAGCCGCGCGGCCAGCTCTGACTCATCGACTAACAGATTCAGTTGTCGCCGATCAACGTCCAGTTCAATGAGGTCGCCGTCGCGCACAGCGGCTAGCGGTCCGCCCAAGTGCGACTCGGGCGACACATGCAAGACACACGTACCGTAACTGGTGCCACTCATACGCGCATCGGAAATGCGCAGCATGTCGCGGACGCCGGCTCGCAGCAGTTTATCGGGTATTGGCAACATACCCCATTCCGGAAATCCAGGTGCGCCCAGTGGACCGGCTGACCGTAGCACCAGCACCGTATCAGCCGTGACCGGCAGATCCGGTTGATTGATGCGCTCCTTCATCTGTGCATAGTTATCAAATACCAAAGCTGGCCCACGATGCTTGAGCAAACGAGAATCGGCGGCTATCGGTTTGATAACGCAGCCCCGCGGTGCCAGATTACCGCGCAGCACATAAGTTCCTCCGCTAGCCGACAACGGATTGTCACGCGGGCGGATCACGTCGTTATCAATGACTTCGGCATTAGCTATCTGCTCTATCAACGTCTTGCCTGATACTGTGCGGCAACTTGTGTCGACCAGATCTGTCAGGCGACTCAACAACGCCGCTAAACCTCCGGCATTGTAAAAATCTTCCATCAGATAGCGTCCGGCGGGGCGCAAGTCGGCTAAGACCGGCACCTTGCGTGACCAGCGATCAAAATCATCCAGTGTCACCCGACAACCGGCTCGACCCGCCATAGCGATCAAGTGTACTATGGCGTTTGTCGAACCTCCGATGGCTAATTGCGTGATAATCGCGTTATTGAATGAAGCTTGAGTTAGCACACGACTGGGCCTCAGGCCTTCCCAAGCCATCTCCACAGCCCGCCGACCGCTGGCAACCGCCAAGCGACTATGCTCAGCCACGACGGCGGGTATTGAGCTGGCCATCGGCAAGGTCAGGCCGAGCGCTTCGGCCACCGAGGCCATCGTCGACGCGGTGCCCATCGTCATGCAGGTGCCGTTAGAACGGGCGATGCAATTTTCCATCTGGAACCAATCGCAGTCGGCCACTTGTCCGGCTCGCCGTTCATTCCAAAACTTCCAAGCATCCGAACCGCTGCCCAAAGTTTGATCTTTCCAGCGTGCCTTGAGCATCGGTCCGGCCGGCAGAAAGATCGCCGGTAGATCGGCGGAAAATGCGCCCATCAACAGGCCCGGCACTGTCTTGTCACATCCCCCCATCAGCACCGCCGCATCGATGGGATGGCTGCGCAGCACTTCTTCTGTTTCCAGAGCCAACAGGTTGCGATAGAGCATAGTCGTGGGCTTCATCAACATCTCGCCCAAGCTGACCACAGGAATCTCGACGGGATACCCACCCGCCTGCAGCACGCCGCGCTTGACCTCCTGCACGCGCTGCGGAAAGTGCCCATGGCAAGTATTCAGATCGCTCCACGTATTCAAAATGCCAATGATCGGGCGATCACGATAATCGTGGTCGTCCAGCCCCAACCCCTTCAGTCGCGACCGATGCCCAAAGCTGCGCAAATCATCTGGTGCAAACCACCGCGCCGATCGCAGTTGACTGGGTTCTCTCTGGTTTGGTGCTGCCATACTGAACCAACGCCTGCTTCATCTACGAATAGAATCTTGTAGTGGCGACTAAACAGGTCAGTCGCCCACCGTGGTTGATGAGGCTGAACTCAACCGATCACCGATAAACTCCATCGACAGCGTCAGGAACATGCCTACGGCAGTCAATACAATCACCAGTAGCACATTGACTGAACTTTCGCTTGGCCACAGCATTTCAAACTGCTGCTGCTTGAACGGCAGCGCTGCGGTCTCAGCGGTCGGCTGCTGAAACGGCCAAATTTTGTACAAGGAACCTAACATCAGCCCGACCAGGAACGCCATGGTCGCGTCGTGACGTTGACTGAACAACCACCGCAGTAGGCGGCTAAACGATATCAGACCTACCGCACATCCGGTCACAAAGCAGGCGATGATCTGTAACCCTTCTACGGTAAACTCACCCTTGGGCAATCCCCGCAGCAACTCCGTAATAGGGTGGTACATTCCCAGCAACAGCAAGACGAACGCCCCGCTAATCCCTGGCAAGATCATGGCGCAAATGGCGACAGTAGCCGACAAAAACGCTGTCAGTGGAGTTAGCGTGCCGTGCAAGGGACTCAGCAAACAGATTTGCCATGCGACAACAGCGCCGATCAGCAACAGGCCGACGTGCATTGGCTGCCACCGTTTCAGACGTCGAGCCACAAGATGACTGGATGCCAGGATCATGCCTGCGAATAGTGCAAACACGTAAGCTTGATGATGCGTCAACAAATGGTGCATCAACGACGCCAGGCCAATAATTCCTGTGGCAACACCGGCACCAAGTCCAGCCAAAAAACGAAAGTCGATGTGCTGTAGGGCCGCCAGCCACCGACCGCTGGTC comes from the Pirellulaceae bacterium genome and includes:
- a CDS encoding dihydroxy-acid dehydratase, which translates into the protein MAAPNQREPSQLRSARWFAPDDLRSFGHRSRLKGLGLDDHDYRDRPIIGILNTWSDLNTCHGHFPQRVQEVKRGVLQAGGYPVEIPVVSLGEMLMKPTTMLYRNLLALETEEVLRSHPIDAAVLMGGCDKTVPGLLMGAFSADLPAIFLPAGPMLKARWKDQTLGSGSDAWKFWNERRAGQVADCDWFQMENCIARSNGTCMTMGTASTMASVAEALGLTLPMASSIPAVVAEHSRLAVASGRRAVEMAWEGLRPSRVLTQASFNNAIITQLAIGGSTNAIVHLIAMAGRAGCRVTLDDFDRWSRKVPVLADLRPAGRYLMEDFYNAGGLAALLSRLTDLVDTSCRTVSGKTLIEQIANAEVIDNDVIRPRDNPLSASGGTYVLRGNLAPRGCVIKPIAADSRLLKHRGPALVFDNYAQMKERINQPDLPVTADTVLVLRSAGPLGAPGFPEWGMLPIPDKLLRAGVRDMLRISDARMSGTSYGTCVLHVSPESHLGGPLAAVRDGDLIELDVDRRQLNLLVDESELAARLGRWQAPVAAAKRGYQWLFARHVTQADEGCDFDFLSGRSPGQEPDIF
- a CDS encoding DUF368 domain-containing protein; translated protein: MPDSHNGYANDAINWLRGLCMGAADIIPGVSGGTVALILGHYERLVGAIARVDGQFFKLLTSGRWLAALQHIDFRFLAGLGAGVATGIIGLASLMHHLLTHHQAYVFALFAGMILASSHLVARRLKRWQPMHVGLLLIGAVVAWQICLLSPLHGTLTPLTAFLSATVAICAMILPGISGAFVLLLLGMYHPITELLRGLPKGEFTVEGLQIIACFVTGCAVGLISFSRLLRWLFSQRHDATMAFLVGLMLGSLYKIWPFQQPTAETAALPFKQQQFEMLWPSESSVNVLLVIVLTAVGMFLTLSMEFIGDRLSSASSTTVGD